A single region of the Oryzias latipes chromosome 19, ASM223467v1 genome encodes:
- the pde6c gene encoding cone cGMP-specific 3',5'-cyclic phosphodiesterase subunit alpha', which produces MADKDSVEKYLDNNPQVAKDYFDKKIRAEALTAAFSQTVDVKDTASFKDVNAIQESAIIFELVKELQKVENMEKSLHKVLQRVALILQADRVGFFQCRSRNGIPELSSSLFDVTPTSKFESNLVNPQAEIVFPLDMGIVGHTANSKKPQNVPDVTKNPKFSDFVDKQTGYKTKCMLTFPLMAEKECLGVVMMLNKIGADAFTAEDEKLFHKYMTFAQVITLQHYTTYMFNVESRRSQVLLWSASKVFEELTDIERQFHKALYTVRTYLQCERYSVGLLDMTKEKEFYDEWPVKLGDVEPYKGPKTPDGREIIFYKIIDYLLEAKEEIKVIPGPPADHWALISGLPTYVAENGFICNMMNVAADDYFTFQKEAVDETGFVIKNVLSLPIVNKKEEIVGIATFFNRKDGKPFDEHDEQITEALTQFLGWSVLNCDTYDRLNRMEYRKDIAQEMLMYQSKCTPAELQSILNTKEKFDAEPEDCDQKEMYKLLKSNIPPADNVDGESLYSFAFSDFPVSEFGLIKAGIRMFFELGVVEKFKVPAETLVRWMYTVRKGYRAITYHNWRHGFNVGHTMFCLLQTGKLRKYYSDLDAFAMVAAAFCHDIDHRGTNNLYQTKSASPLAKLHGSSIMERHHLEYSKTLMGEECLNIFCNLQKRQFENVQHLFDVCIIATDLALYFKKRTMFQNIVNATEPMTDEKEATAYISNNSIRKEIVMAMMMTGCDLSAITKPWEVQSKVALMVAAEFWEQGDLERSVLDQQPIPMMDRNCAEQLPKMQCGFIDFVCSFVYKEFSRFHKEIQPMFDGLNNNRAHWNELAEVYNAKMKAIEDEKKRLEEEEAKKAGGGEVGKSKTCTIS; this is translated from the exons ATGGCAGACAAGGATAGCGTGGAGAAGTACCTGGACAACAACCCGCAGGTCGCCAAAGACTATTTCGATAAGAAGATTCGCGCCGAAGCTCTGACCGCCGCTTTCTCTCAGACTGTGGATGTCAAAGACACTGCTTCCTTCAAGGATGTTAACGCCATACAAGAGTCTGCCATCATCTTTGAGCTGGTTAAagagctgcaaaaggtggaaaACATGGAGAAGAGCCTCCACAAAGTGTTACAGAGAGTCGCCTTGATCCTGCAAGCCGACCGCGTCGGCTTCTTCCAGTGTCGCTCCAGAAACGGAATACCCGAGCTCTCCAGCAGTCTCTTTGACGTCACCCCAACCTCCAAATTCGAGAGTAACTTGGTCAACCCGCAGGCGGAAATTGTTTTCCCCTTAGACATGGGAATAGTCGGGCACACGGCAAACTCCAAAAAGCCACAAAATGTCCCTGATGTGACAAAG AATCCAAAGTTCAGTGACTTTGTGGACAAACAGACTGGATACAAGACCAAGTGTATGCTCACCTTCCCCCTCATGGCTGAAAAAGAATGTCTGGGAGTTGTCATGATGCTTAACAAAATAGGAGCTGATGCCTTCACCGCAGAGGACGAGAAG CTCTTCCACAAGTACATGACGTTCGCCCAAGTCATCACCCTGCAGCATTACACGACTTACATGTTCAACGTGGAGTCCCGGAGGAGTCAG GTGCTGCTCTGGTCGGCCAGCAAAGTGTTTGAAGAGTTGACCGACATCGAGCGACAGTTCCACAAAGCTCTCTACACCGTGAGGACCTATCTACAATGCGAGCGCTACTCTGTGGGTCTGCTGGACATGACCAAAGAGAAG GAGTTCTATGATGAGTGGCCTGTAAAACTGGGAGACGTGGAGCCCTACAAGGGACCAAAAACGCCAGACGGCAGG gaAATCATCTTTTACAAGATCATTGACTACCTCTTAGAAGCCAAAGAAGAAATCAAAGTCATACC TGGTCCCCCTGCAGATCACTGGGCTCTGATCAGCGGACTACCAACCTATGTCGCCGAGAACGGCTTT ATCTGCAACATGATGAACGTGGCGGCAGACGACTATTTCACTTTCCAG AAAGAGGCGGTGGACGAGACGGGCTTTGTCATCAAAAATGTTCTGTCCCTGCCGATCGTCAACAAGAAGGAAGAAATCGTGGGCATCGCCACTTTCTTCAACAGGAAAGATGGCAAACCTTTTGATGAGCACGATGAGCAGATCACTGAG GCCCTGACGCAGTTCCTCGGATGGTCTGTACTAAACTGCGACACCTACGATAGGCTCAATCGAATGGAGTACAGGAAAGACATCGCCCAGGAGATGCTCATGTACCAAAGCAAGTGCACTCCAGCTGAGCTTCAGTCCATTCTG AACACCAAGGAGAAGTTTGACGCAGAGCCCGAAGACTGTGACCAAAAGGAGATGTACAAACTCCTG AAATCAAACATCCCACCGGCAGACAACGTCGACGGGGAGAGTCTTTACTCGTTTGCCTTCAGCGATTTCCCAGTATCGGAGTTCGGCCTCATCAAGGCGGGCATCCGCATGTTCTTTGAGCTCGGAGTTGTCGAGAAGTTTAAAGTTCCTGCAGAG ACGCTGGTGAGGTGGATGTACACGGTGAGGAAGGGTTACCGTGCCATCACCTACCACAACTGGAGGCATGGCTTCAATGTGGGCCATACCATGTTCTGCCTCCTGCAG ACCGGAAAACTGAGGAAGTACTACTCCGATTTAGATGCTTTTGCCATGGTGGCCGCCGCTTTCTGCCACGATATCGACCACAGAGGAACCAACAACCTCTACCAGACAaa GAGTGCATCCCCTCTGGCCAAACTTCACGGCTCCTCCATCATGGAGAGGCATCACTTGGAGTACAGCAAAACGCTGATGGGAGAAGAG TGCTTGAACATCTTCTGTAACCTCCAAAAGCGTCAGTTTGAGAACGTGCAGCACTTGTTTGACGTCTGCATCATTGCCACAGACCTGGCGCTTTACTTCAA AAAGAGAACCATGTTCCAAAACATCGTGAACGCCACAGAGCCGATGACGGACGAAAAGGAGGCCACTGCTTACATTTCCAACAACTCCATCAGGAAGGAAATCGTCAT GGCCATGATGATGACAGGATGTGACTTGTCAGCCATCACCAAGCCTTGGGAGGTGCAGAGCAAG GTGGCTCTCATGGTTGCTGCTGAATTCTGGGAACAGGGAGATTTGGAGAGATCTGTTTTGGACCAGCAGCCCATT CCCATGATGGACAGAAACTGTGCTGAACAGCTTCCCAAGATGCAGTGCGGCTTCATCGACTTTGTGTGCTCCTTTGTGTACAAG GAGTTCTCCAGGTTCCACAAAGAGATCCAGCCCATGTTTGATGGTTTGAACAACAACAGGGCACACTGGAATGAGCTGGCTGAGGTATACAACGCAAAGATGAAGGCTATCGAAGATGAGAAAAAGAGACTGGAAGAGGAGGAAGCCAAGAAAg ctgGTGGAGGCGAAGTTGGGAAATCAAAGACCTGCACGATCTCTTAA
- the LOC101163615 gene encoding protein FRA10AC1 isoform X1 → MENLVQVHGGGDYDSDFSDEDQQGESSERARKRKHEEELLQKPFQKGQHSKVAHRSLHSSEVDREEARNRRAHLISLNAFERHKKFVGDYILYYGGQMADFKRSGVKDKTDLDVLRENHRFLWRDEDEEDMTWEKELAKKYYDKLFKEYCIADLSRYKENKFGFRWRTENEVVSGKGQFQCGNKRCEKNEGLKSWEVNFAYVEHGEKKNALVKLRLCPECSFKLNFHHKRKEVKAKSKKNKASQENQEPAKKKKKKRRKTSSHSKKHKDKKRRDHSSASSSSESQNSEKEDSEAEEEPEGQSESDHWRGPAPAVEEKSREEEFDDYFEDMFL, encoded by the exons atgGAGAATCTTGTACAG GTCCATGGTGGGGGAGACTATGACTCAGACTTTAGTGATGAAGATCAACAGGGAGAATCCTCAGAGAGAGCTCGTAAAAG GAAACACGAGGAGGAACTCCTGCAGAAGCCTTTCCAGAAAGGTCAACATTCAAAGGTCGCTCACCGCAGTTTGCACTCGAGTGAAGTGGACAG aGAAGAAGCCCGGAACAGGAGAGCCCACCTGATTTCCTTGAACGCc TTTGAGCGGCATAAGAAGTTTGTCGGCGACTACATCCTCTACTATGGAGGGCAGATGGCCGACTTCAAACGCTCTGG ggTGAAAGATAAAACGGATCTGGACGTTCTGCGCGAAAACCACCGCTTCCTCTGGAGGGACGAGGACGAAGAAGACATGACATG GGAAAAGGAGCTGGCCAAGAAGTATTACGACAAACTCTTCAAGGAGTACTGCATAGCAGACCTTAGCAGATACAAGGAGAACaag TTTGGCTTTCGATGGCGGACGGAGAATGAAGTTGTGTCTGGTAAAG GTCAGTTCCAGTGTGGAAACAAACGTTGTGAGAAGAATGAGGGCCTAAAAAGCTGGGAAGTCAATTTTGCCTACGTTGAACACGGGGAAAAGAAGAACGCTTTGGTGAAACTGA GACTGTGTCCCGAATGCTCTTTTAAACTCAACTTCCATCACAA GAGGAAGGAAGTTAAGGcgaagagtaaaaaaaacaaagcgtCGCAGGAGAACCAGGAGCccgcaaagaagaagaaaaagaagaggaggaaaacatcGTCTCATTCcaagaaacacaaagacaagAAGCGCAGAG ATCACTCCAGCGCTTCCAGCAGCTCTGAGTcacaaaattcagaaaaag AAGACAGTGAAGCcgaggaggagccagagggcCAATCAGAATCGGACCACTGGCGTGGACCCGCCCCAGCAGTGGAGGAGAAGTCCAG GGAGGAAGAGTTCGACGACTACTTTGAAGACATGTTTCTTTGA
- the LOC101163615 gene encoding protein FRA10AC1 isoform X2 — protein MENLVQVHGGGDYDSDFSDEDQQGESSERARKRKHEEELLQKPFQKGQHSKVAHRSLHSSEVDREEARNRRAHLISLNAFERHKKFVGDYILYYGGQMADFKRSGVKDKTDLDVLRENHRFLWRDEDEEDMTWEKELAKKYYDKLFKEYCIADLSRYKENKFGFRWRTENEVVSGKGQFQCGNKRCEKNEGLKSWEVNFAYVEHGEKKNALVKLRLCPECSFKLNFHHKRKEVKAKSKKNKASQENQEPAKKKKKKRRKTSSHSKKHKDKKRRDHSSASSSSESQNSEKDSEAEEEPEGQSESDHWRGPAPAVEEKSREEEFDDYFEDMFL, from the exons atgGAGAATCTTGTACAG GTCCATGGTGGGGGAGACTATGACTCAGACTTTAGTGATGAAGATCAACAGGGAGAATCCTCAGAGAGAGCTCGTAAAAG GAAACACGAGGAGGAACTCCTGCAGAAGCCTTTCCAGAAAGGTCAACATTCAAAGGTCGCTCACCGCAGTTTGCACTCGAGTGAAGTGGACAG aGAAGAAGCCCGGAACAGGAGAGCCCACCTGATTTCCTTGAACGCc TTTGAGCGGCATAAGAAGTTTGTCGGCGACTACATCCTCTACTATGGAGGGCAGATGGCCGACTTCAAACGCTCTGG ggTGAAAGATAAAACGGATCTGGACGTTCTGCGCGAAAACCACCGCTTCCTCTGGAGGGACGAGGACGAAGAAGACATGACATG GGAAAAGGAGCTGGCCAAGAAGTATTACGACAAACTCTTCAAGGAGTACTGCATAGCAGACCTTAGCAGATACAAGGAGAACaag TTTGGCTTTCGATGGCGGACGGAGAATGAAGTTGTGTCTGGTAAAG GTCAGTTCCAGTGTGGAAACAAACGTTGTGAGAAGAATGAGGGCCTAAAAAGCTGGGAAGTCAATTTTGCCTACGTTGAACACGGGGAAAAGAAGAACGCTTTGGTGAAACTGA GACTGTGTCCCGAATGCTCTTTTAAACTCAACTTCCATCACAA GAGGAAGGAAGTTAAGGcgaagagtaaaaaaaacaaagcgtCGCAGGAGAACCAGGAGCccgcaaagaagaagaaaaagaagaggaggaaaacatcGTCTCATTCcaagaaacacaaagacaagAAGCGCAGAG ATCACTCCAGCGCTTCCAGCAGCTCTGAGTcacaaaattcagaaaaag ACAGTGAAGCcgaggaggagccagagggcCAATCAGAATCGGACCACTGGCGTGGACCCGCCCCAGCAGTGGAGGAGAAGTCCAG GGAGGAAGAGTTCGACGACTACTTTGAAGACATGTTTCTTTGA